A single window of Gopherus flavomarginatus isolate rGopFla2 chromosome 15, rGopFla2.mat.asm, whole genome shotgun sequence DNA harbors:
- the LOC127034623 gene encoding uncharacterized protein LOC127034623: MESSEQGEVGEGVEEADSEATGVKGDTPESQEACSQELFSSQEEASQSQQLEVAGEEETEERARVTLTNAAGSPASRRLQNLRRNPRKSKEELIKAVRNHYNRESRKTQEWREKMYEWREKMYDWRQTESRRKELAIKKTSKQMISLLARQTESFESLVAMQADMYRGNPQPSQSSFLFPSICTKHLSPAASFLLPPAAPNTCSITYQP, from the exons atggagagttcagagcagggagaagtgggggagggtgtagaggaagccgacagtgaggctactggcgtgaagggagacaccccggagtcccaggaggcatgcagccaggagctcttctcaagccaggaggaggctagccagtcgcagcagctggaagttgctggtgaggaagaaactgaggagcgtgctcggg tgaccttgactaatgcagccggatcaccggcctcacgtcgcttgcagaacttgagaagaaatcccagaaaatcaaaagaagaattgatcaaggCAGTTaggaatcactacaacagagaaagtaggaagacgcaggaatggagagagaaaatgtatgaatggagagagaaaatgtatgactggaggcaaacagaaagcaggagaaaggaattggctatcaaaaaaacctcaaagcagatgataagcctcctggctcgccaaactgagtctttcgagtctctcgtagccatgcaggcagatatgtaccgtggtaacccacagccctcccaaagctctttcttgttccccagtatttgcacaaaacacctttctccagcagccagtttcttattacccccagctgcccccaacacctgttcgatcacctaccagccctga